A window of Hemiscyllium ocellatum isolate sHemOce1 chromosome 10, sHemOce1.pat.X.cur, whole genome shotgun sequence genomic DNA:
ACATTTTTTTGAATTGCTTGATCGACTTCAGATGGCAGGCTTGGTGAGATAcatggctaaaagtgaatttgtcaaaGTCCAAGTCACCTTCTGGTTCATGTTATTGGACAAAGACAAATAGCCCCACAGGATGCAAAAACAAATGTAATTGGAGAGTTTCCCACACTATCGGCAAAAAGAGCAGTACTATGATTCCtaggattgagtggattttattgaaaatttgtaccaaatttcgcagtgtggctgctccacccactgaattgctaaagaaagacaagaagtttcagtggacagccaACTGTCAGAAGGCATATGACAGCCTgggttaaccactgccccagtattagtaCACCTAagtacacaaagccattcaaggtggctattgacACAAGTGATGTGGGTATcagtgctgtgcttttgcagaaagatgatgagaagatagaaagacctattgggtatttctccaggaaattaaacattcatcagcagaaatatttgacagttgagaaggagactttgagcttggtatTGGCTTTACAACATTTCATTGTTCATGTTACCAGGAGCAAATCAGAAACAAGCATATACACTGAACATAACCCAGTgaggtttgtggagaaatttaaggacaaaaattccagattgtttagatggagcttgttgttacagccattcagtttgaaaattgtACATGTGGAAGGTAGCAAAAACATGACTGTTGATGCCGAATGAAAAACGGACACATTCAATGGCAGGAGTAAACAGACAAACGCAATGTAGTAGATCACGTTTGCGTGATTATTGTTAATGTAAcatatatttagattagattagattagacttacagtgtggaaacaggcccttcggcccaacaagtccacaccgacccgccgaagcgcaacccacccatacccctacatttaccccattacctaacactacgggcaatttagcatggtcaattcacctgacccgcacatctttggattgtgggaggaaaccggagcacccggaggaaacccacacagacacggggagaatgtacaaactccacacagtctgtcgcctgagtcgggaattgaacccgggtctcaggcctgtgaggcagcagtgctaaccactgtgccaccgtgccgcccacaaatgtgtgTTATAGAGTACTAAATTTAGGACGAATGGTTTTTAAATGAAGTCCTCTTTGATATTGATTCTTCTTctttttaaggggggaggtgtgatacacagcttctctctggtttggtttggttttggcagtctatctattcactgaaagcagtcaggtagTTGTAAAACCCGCTGGACCCAATGAagcagctccatgctgatcctctctctgacttctctccagccagactctgtgtttgattttaccttttgttccAAGAGAAGTTTATGagaattgttgcaaatatttggaacagcatcatgaaTTTAGGATGAGCTGCTGGGTTTTCAGATTTGTTaagttaacagtcccaatcagggaacttgtGTTCTATGAGGTcctcctggctgacctcattacagtcactaCAAAGAAATAAGGATATATTCCCAAAACAagatgatgagtggtttggaggggaacttgccagTTTTGTGTactcatctatctgctgcccttatctttctagatggaaatgaACCTGAGCTTTGATCTTGCTGCAGCAAGATTGGCATATTCAAAATGTTGATCAGATTCTGACGAGACTTCAGAAAAATTCATTTAACACACTGTTTATTTAACTATTTCTCTTTATATTGATTGATCATTTTATCTGAATCAATCACAGATGCATCTCAAACATTCAGGGCAACAACATGTTCTCTATATTTAACTGAAAACTCCTACCGCCCTGTCAGATCCTTTTAATATGACAGTACAGAGAGTctgctcttagagtcatagagtcatagagatatacagcatggaaacagacccttcagtccaacctctccacgctgaccagatatcccaacccaatctagtccgacctgccagcacccggcccatatccctccaaacccttcctattcatatacccatccaaatgcctcttaactgttgcaattgtaccagcctccatcacttcctctggcagctcattccatagacgtaccaccctctgcatgaaaaaattgcccctgaggtctcttttatctctttcccctctcaccctaaacttatgccctcgagttctggactccccaaccccagggaaaagactttgtctatttatcctatccatgctcctcataattttgtaaacctctataaggtcacccctcagcctccgatgctccagggaatccagccccagcctgttcagcctctccctatagctcaaatcctccaaccctggcaacatccttgtaaatcttttctgaaccctttcaagtttcacaacatcttttcgataggaaggagacctgatttgcatgcaatattccaacagtggcctaaccaatgtcctatacagccacaacatgacctctcaactcctgtactcaatactctgaccaataaaggaaagcataccaaatgccttcttcactatcctatctacctgtgactccactttcaaggagctatgaacctgcacttcaagtgttactttgttcagcaacactccctaggaccttaccattaagtgtataagtcctgctaagatttactttcccaaaatgcagcatcttgcatttatctgaattaaactccatctgccacttctcaacccactggcccatttgatccagatcctgttgtaatctgaggtaactctcttcgctgtccactacacctccaatttcggtgtcatctgcaagcttactaactgtacttcttacgctcgcatccaaatcatttatgtaaatgacaaaatgtagaggacccagcaccgatccttgtggcgctctactggtcaaaggcctccagtctgaaaaacaacccaccaccactaccctctgtcttcgacctttgagccagttctgtatccaaatggcgagttctccctttattccatgagatctaaccggGAATCTTGTGGGAATAAACATACTGTTACTTTTTTCTTTAAAGGTAACACTGGTCCAGTCCTTCTCCAGTCTCCAAGCCTGGAAAATATCATCAAGGATCACACTGCCCAGTTACGGTGCACCATGAGGAACGCCACAGTGACAGACACCAATGTTCACTGGTACAGACTGTCCCGCAAGCAAATAATGAAGCCGGTTTTAATACATCCAAGAAGTGGCTCCACACAACAGTACCCAGAATTCACAAAACGATTCCAATCTTCCAGAGACTCCTCTAGTAACAGCTTCATTCTGACCATCAAAAGCGTGCAGCCCAGTGACGCTGGGGTCTATTACTGCTCAGTCTGGGGAATAATCTATGGGACAGGAAGCCAGCTCAATATCACCAGTAAGTAAACTTTACATGACAATCTCCTCCAGTAATAACCTCTtacccaatgaatgaatgaatgggagaTCAGTTTGTGATCAAGAAGATTGAGGAGCTCTTGGAGAGTGATCACAGAGATGGATTCTCTGTGGTAAGGAAGCTGAGCTCAGGTTCAGCAATTTATTTAATTGTtttgtgagatgtgggtgtcactggctgggccagcatttattgcctctccttaattgcccttgagaaggtgatgctgagctgcctttttgaacaacTGCAATGACTCATTGGTTGCCATTCCTGGGTTTAGGTTGTGCTCAGACACAATCTGTTAAGACCCAGCTAAACGGTTCTTCAAAAGCTGCAATTGGGATTAAAGATGAAGCTTTAGTTGGGGGTTGGAGATTCCCCAAGTCCTGACATTGACCAGCCTGTCTGGTAAAATGTAATATCTTTCTATAATCCTGACTGATAAAAATGTTTTAAGATTTTAGACTGTGTGTTCCTCATCCTCAAATGAGCTGCCATTGGAATTTCATGAGTTAGTTTATAAAATTTCATTCTAGTTTCAGATGGGATGACCACCTAATGGATCACTGTCTATTCCTCATCACCTGGCATTTTGGATCGTCTTATTGTCTTTCAAACAATAACACTCAGAGACTTTCTGATTTCATTTCTGaggataaaaacagaaattgctggaaaatctcagcatctgtggagagaaatcagaattaataagctgggtccagtgacccttgtacAGAACTAATGGCAATGAGGAAAAATGATGGTTTTTATCCAGAaaatggggtggggaggagggtgagggtaaatgacagatggagatagagcccagtgtgagagtaaagctgttggacagacaaagaagggGGTTATAGCCAGTCTGAGGGAATGAGCAGCTGCTAAAGGGGATAGTTATTGGTTGACAATGGGTAGTGTATGGTAGCTGCCTGAGTAATCATAAAGCCTGGtatatgggggagggggaaaggatgGGAAAAGATGCCCACactctgaaattattgaactcaatattaattccagaaggctgcagggtaaCCAAGTGGAAAATTAGGTGCTGTTGTTCCAGCTTGCTCTGAGCTTCACGAGAGCACTGCAGTGAGACTGAGACAGAGGTGTTTGCCAGGGAACACAATGGTATGTTGGACTCGCAAACAACTGGGAGGTTAGGGCCTTTTTTTCAGACAGAATGGAAGTGTTCTgagaagtggtcacccagtctgcttTTCATTTCCTAAATGAAGAGGAgcccacattgtgagcagcgaatacagttTGTCTCATCACAGAATActcagaggcctggatagagtggacagggagaagaTGTTTATCGGAGAGATAGGATCTGGGGCACAGCCTTACAGTGAAGGGACAATCAATTACAGCTGAGataaagaagaatttcttcagacaaaaggtagtaaatctgtggaactctttgctGCTGAGAGCTGtagtagaggccaagtcattgagtaaatttaagacagggatagacAGGTTCTTCAGAGCAAATGGCTCGAtagttatggggagagagcaggagaatgatattgaaacatatcagccatgatcgaatggcagagcagacctgatgggctgaatggcctaattctgctcctaaacCCTATGGCCTTATGGTCTATAATCTCATGGTTAGTTTGAATAGTTAACCCCACTGGTTCACTCTGATACTCTTACCATCTGCCCTTTCTCTTTAACTCTTAAGATGCAGGAGTACCAGTCCTTCACCAGTCTTCCGTCCTGGAACATGTCACCAAGGGTCACACTGCCCGGTTACAGTGCACCATGAGGAATGCCATAGTGACACACACCAATGTTCACTGGGACCGGCAGCAAACAGGGAATAAGAAGGAGTGGATTTTAACATATGACATGAGGAACATTACACAATGGAGCCCAGGATTTACTGAGCGTTTCCAGTCTTCCAGAGACCCCTCGAATAACAGCTTCATTCTGACCATCACAAACGTGCAGCCCAGTGATGCTGGGTTCTATTACTGTAAACTGTGGGAAGATATCAGTGGGAATGGAACCCAGCTGACTGTAACAGGTGAGTCTTGTTTACCTTAGAATAATCTGATACAGTAACCATTTCCACATAGATTTATTGGAGAGGAAAATGTGTTAAATTCCTCTGGTAAAGAGCAAGCAGAAAGCTCGATATAAACATAGAACAATTCTCAGCTTTTACTCACAGATAGAATAAACTGTTTCTTCTCTTGGACCAGTTCCTCAATCTCAAACTCTTTCTCTTCTGTCTGTCTTTCTGCTTCACCATCTCATTTGTTCTCAGTGTTGGATTTAAcattctcctgtctctgtctggttttgtttcattcattcttAGGATGGGGCCATCACTGGCCTAGCTGGTACTTGTTGTTCATTGTGAACAACCCTTGAGAAGAAGTGTCCTCTCTGCCACAGGAagcagctgaggccaaaacattgaatgtcttcaggaagagttagatatagttctgagGACTAAAGGGTTCAAAGGGTAAGGGGAGAATGTAGGAacaagggactgagttggatgatcactcATGATTATCTTGAAAGGTGGTgcatgaactgaatggcctactccaagtGATATTTTGGATGTTTTGTGAAggtcatggtgagctgccttcctaagCTGTTGTGGCCCCTTTGGTGTTGGTACACTGGACCCACTGcattgaaggaatgatgatgatgatgatacactgtatatatCTGAGTATAAGTTGATCTCATGAAAAGGTCACCCTTACTTTTTGTCTACATATCCGGAATTTTCCATGTAAAATGGACAGTTAACAGATCAACATTGATGAGTCAGTGTGCCTGCCCATTGCACTCCACTCCAGCTTCCAGTCTGCTGGCTGTACCACTCCATTCTGCGTCTTCCAGTCCACCAGCCGTTACACTCCAATCCAGATGTTCAGAATTACTGTAattcttgttttgttttatttgttttgaCTTTAATTTTGCTTCTGCCAATGATATGGTATGAATTTTGaccagcatgaatttcagcccctcaaatgtGATATCTCTGTAATAGTCAATCCCATAAATTTAACCGTAAaaaatagtaaaaaaaaattcatctgtTACTTGAGTATACaagggaacctcgattatccgaatgagatgggtgggcactattttgttcagattatcgattattcggttaatcaattaaatgcctttcctgtAGGGCTCgaagtttttaaagtctgctcctcaTTCAGGGAACTGCAGCAGCACTCAATGTGTGagacccctcccccaacactgtccccccccccaactctgtccAACCCTGCCtcctgtccccaaccccatcctACCTCGACCCCCACCTCAAACCCTGTCCAACTTCTGGCCCCCAAATCCTGTTCAACacgccccaccccctcccccagcctgcACCCACCCCAACTGGTAAACATTGTCTATCAGTGTAAAAggaagtgaatattgaaggtgttagttaTGGCGCCAGTCAGGGCTGGCTACTTTCTTCTGCATGGcatgaagcttcttgagtgttgttggagctgcaccatgAGTCCGTTCTACTTTAAAACTGGACCTGTTTCGCAATGTAATTTAAGGTGAAGGTTAAACTGGGCTCCAGTGTAACTCATTAAGATATGAGTAATTTATCCAGGAAATTTCAAACTCTCAGCTCTCAAGTCTTTGACCATCATTTCCCACAACCCTCTGCAGCTCCTGTTCTGCTCAATGAtactccttcctccacctccgaTGTCCTTATTCTGAGCTAAACccttcctcacccccaccctggtTACTCCCTTTCTAATGGCCCTCATTCATTCCCTTAGGCCAAGAGACATAGACAGAGcgacattggaacaggaggaggtgccTTCTCCACCATTTAATTAAATGATGGATGATCTGATATtaatctcaactctacattcctacaTGTCCCTGTTCACCTTTCACCCCCCCCACCCGGGTCATCAAGAATCTCCCTTCCTCTGACTTAaaaagatttcaagattctgcatccactgcgtTTTgatgaagagaattccaaagactcacaaccctctgtgaaaaaaaatttccttatctctgtctccAACGTGcactcccttatttttaaactctgccccctagttctagattctccctgaAGAGGAATCACCCTTTCCATGTCCACCCGgttcaagtcccctcaggatctgacAGGTTTCAATGAAGGTCCCTCTGAGCCCAATGGGATCCAGAGTGAACACATCTGGAGGAAGGGTTTGCAGCTCGAGGACGTTTGGATCTGAGTTgaggagctggagtctgagctgcaGACATTGTGTCACATCAGGGAAGGGGAAAGTTCCCTGGAATCCTTTTTCCTGAGGGTGCTCCCACACCTTGGATTCGGAAATTGGAGATTAGTCATGGATCAGGGACAGGAGGCTGTGACTGCAGGTGAGGATGGTGTGGGTCCCAGGCCTTTCTAACAGTGAGTCCAATGTCACAGGTTTGTGTTTGGGACCTGACCCTAAGGATTCCCTGACCCTGGGAGAATAACCCGGGTCAGGAATGGAAGGAAAAGTCACTTTGCCCATTGCTGACTCAATTTCAGGCAAGTGCAGTCAGGGACTatctggctcagagacagaatCAGAGAATCACAGAAACATTCCAGtgtagaaggagaccattcagcccatcctgtctgtactgactcttcaaatgagcatcattccCAATTGCCAatgtcctgctctctccccacagcctTGCACACTGTTAGGATACAGAAACGGATGTGCAACAGTTAATCAGAGAGGGTGTCCTCAGGGAGCATCGATTACAGACTGTTTGAAACTTTCAgcatttttcttttggttttcgATGAGAATGAAACTTTTTAAATGACTGCTTGACCTGTTCCAATCAGTCAGCTGTGAGCATTGTGAATTTCTCCTCTCTCTAGTTAATTCACAAAATGAATCACAGCAGCAAATTGGAAAGCGTTCAACTGATGGATATGTTTCAAGTCATTCCCTCTCAAATTACAAATAACAATATCCAGACTGAAAGCTTCAGTTCATTCTCTGCAAATCATCATTTAACCAGGAGGAGACTTTAGAAAATGTTACAAATCCAGTTACCTTATTTTTTCTCTTCATCATGAACAGATCCATTCGCTGATCCAGTCCTCATTGAGGATCGTGTAGTCAGCAAGGTAGCAGAGGGTGAAGCTGTCGAGTATCACTGTGCCATGTACAATGTCAGTGTGATTGACACTGACATCACTGGCACCACCAGTGACCTGGCAGCGACAGGGAGTGGGTGATAAGCCACTTTGTGAATGGCACCCACCTACGGCCCAGGGTTTCCTCAATCGTGTTCAGCTTTCCAGGAATGTCAGCAGGAACAGTTACATTCTGAGCCTTGTGAATGTGACTCTCAATGATACTGCTGTGTACAGTTGCATGCGTGGAGCTACATCTATGGAGCAGGGAGCCAGCTCAATGTAAACTGGTATGTCAATGGGAGGGAACACAGGTGTGAACAGAGAAGGGAGCACTGCGGTGCTTCATCAgtggaagggcagaatggtcatCAAGGCCAGGTATTCCCAAGGctggatggggagtggcttggagaagaacttgcagggggtggtgttcccatgtagctgctgcccttgttcttctagatggaggAGGTTGCGGACATGTGCCGAAGgatgttttgtgaatttctgaGGTATATCTTGTAGATAATGCACAGCAGGGAGTCAGTGCTGGTGAGAATGGTTGCTTATAGCTGTGGTGGCCAATGGTGccaattgctttgtcctggataatgaCAAGATTCTTGAGCATTGGTGgaactgcccccatccaggcaaatggagaatattccatcacactcttgacttgttgatagtggacagactttggggagtcaggaggggagttactgcCCTGAGGAACATAAAATTAATGTTGTTGGCAATCTTGTACATTGCTCAGAAtgaagtgactgtgt
This region includes:
- the LOC132819310 gene encoding polymeric immunoglobulin receptor-like, with translation MESVLTHSGNASTQWNPQFTERFQPFRDFSSNSFILNITDVQPNDTGVYYCSVQGWIYGSGSQLIVDSNTGPVLLQSPSLENIIKDHTAQLRCTMRNATVTDTNVHWYRLSRKQIMKPVLIHPRSGSTQQYPEFTKRFQSSRDSSSNSFILTIKSVQPSDAGVYYCSVWGIIYGTGSQLNITNAGVPVLHQSSVLEHVTKGHTARLQCTMRNAIVTHTNVHWDRQQTGNKKEWILTYDMRNITQWSPGFTERFQSSRDPSNNSFILTITNVQPSDAGFYYCKLWEDISGNGTQLTVTEESSPGFPWTSDPILIIGTILGITVLICIVLLTFFLWKQKLHSSAKDSTQGSPGEDQNVVYTTVNVRTQSSGQASVPPVVLAERECHYAEVHFHRQGSSQPTVTAAERSSEYAVIKQARN